The Salvelinus alpinus chromosome 28, SLU_Salpinus.1, whole genome shotgun sequence genome includes a window with the following:
- the LOC139557629 gene encoding teashirt homolog 2-like encodes MPRRKQQAPKRAAVYVPDEHGVMRETISEDDRENDTPTEEKTSPKASEDKEMDNKSSYQDSPVSVLSNQEAELESRLSDASDRLSLSDFKSSPPPESQKDEGSSGSKHKDDMHSSLEKMRAAYANFLSDSYCTGIGMDLKISKTPSKANCDSTNVSTKSEFDWHQDALSKTFQQTHSPKPGSKPNLFSSVHLYRQSSKAGGTVFTGASRFKCKDCSAAYDSIVDLTVHMNKSGHYQDNNHGKPSNASTSSSKSRKRNLQDMEGKEDAQKVLKCMFCGHSFESLQDLSVHMIKTKHYQKVPLKEPIPVLSPRLLPPAKKRTYEANRPCSPDSTTGLAGYSEAQRSAAISNANSNRYGYQNGASYTWQFETCKSQILKCMECGSSHDTLQQLTTHMMVTGHFMKVTNSASKKGKQLALDPLVIEKMQVLAEPLANKTDGDKVSPKTYSPGGSEKDSQREGTLDKMEESEVKDDKADSEDQKAGNRVIKYRYLREEDLEQQGLSGGGGDILKSLANTVASAINKAQTGTPSWSAYPSIHASYQLSGIIKSSTHLSASPPIQVKHTFNHKLRPIAPKGKFLQGAGGVDTPQQQYRKADTKKEKVGISDGKERLNIKFDLVENNDSDCQDDSSTSSKLDADCLNEGSDVIKGKWSPDFSDRGKTPSPPATGGRSTTSELVNDTPEILGINPLSALQSVLNSHLGKANKPTNSRSENSKLSARSQSILAELNQSMEKPAVVHATPARNSANIAFLFASNDQPIDLTKYKPNKPSFSHLQPFAPMPQKHALSDIADMVKVLPKATTPKASMPSRIPTMKLESDVRRSEDVSAEVYSVHKRKGRHSNWNPRHLIILQAQFASSLFLTSEGKYLLSDLGPQERMHISKFTGLSMTTISHWLANVKYQLRKTGGTKFLKSMDTGHPIFYCNDCASQFRTPPAFISHLESHLGFQIKDMRKLPIEHQTKVEEPELSKALSVRATETLVTEEDVDTKFKCKLCCRTFASNHAVKLHLSKTHSKSPDNHSQYVEMDKE; translated from the coding sequence TATACGTGCCTGATGAACATGGCGTCATGCGAGAGACCATCTCTGAGGATGACAGAGAGAATGACACTCCAACTGAAGAGAAGACGAGTCCCAAGGCCTCAGAGGACAAAGAGATGGACAACAAAAGCAGCTACCAGGACTCCCCCGTCAGTGTCCTTTCCAATCAAGAAGCCGAGTTGGAGTCGCGCCTTAGCGACGCCAGCGATAGACTCTCACTCTCAGACTTCAAAAGTTCCCCACCACCTGAAAGCCAGAAGGACGAGGGGAGCAGCGGTTCGAAACACAAGGATGACATGCACAGCAGCCTGGAGAAAATGAGGGCCGCCTATGCTAACTTTCTCTCAGATTCCTACTGCACAGGGATCGGAATGGACTTGAAAATTAGCAAAACTCCCAGCAAAGCTAACTGTGACAGCACCAATGTTAGCACCAAGAGTGAATTTGACTGGCATCAGGATGCACTATCCAAAACCTTCCAGCAAACACACTCCCCAAAGCCTGGTTCCAAACCCAACCTCTTCAGCTCGGTCCACCTCTACAGACAAAGCAGCAAAGCAGGTGGGACAGTATTTACAGGGGCCAGCCGATTCAAGTGTAAGGACTGCAGTGCAGCCTATGACAGTATTGTGGATTTGACAGTGCACATGAACAAGAGTGGACATTACCAGGACAACAATCATGGCAAACCAAGCAATGCCTCCACATCCTCTTCCAAATCAAGGAAACGAAATTTGCAAGACATGGAAGGGAAAGAGGATGCACAGAAAGTTCTGAAGTGTATGTTCTGTGGCCATTCTTTTGAGTCCCTCCAGGACTTGAGTGTCCATATGATAAAAACTAAGCATTACCAAAAAGTACCTTTGAAAGAACCTATCCCAGTACTCTCACCTAGATTACTGCCACCAGCAAAGAAACGGACCTATGAGGCCAACAGACCTTGTTCTCCTGATTCTACCACAGGGTTAGCTGGCTACAGCGAGGCCCAACGGTCCGCGGCTATTTCAAATGCTAACAGTAATCGCTATGGTTATCAGAATGGGGCTAGCTACACTTGGCAGTTTGAGACATGCAAATCTCAGATTCTAAAATGCATGGAGTGTGGAAGCTCACACGATACCCTGCAACAACTCACCACTCATATGATGGTCACTGGACATTTCATGAAAGTTACAAACTCAGCCTCTAAGAAAGGGAAACAGTTAGCTCTGGATCCCTTGGTTATAGAAAAGATGCAGGTATTAGCTGAGCCGCTTGCTAACAAAACTGATGGCGATAAAGTGTCTCCAAAAACATATTCCCCAGGGGGCAGTGAGAAAGATAGCCAGAGGGAAGGCACATTGGACAAAATGGAAGAAAGTGAAGTGAAAGATGACAAGGCAGACAGTGAGGATCAAAAGGCAGGGAACAGGGTGATTAAATATCGATATCTTCGTGAGGAGGATCTGGAGCAGCAGGGATTGTCAGGTGGTGGAGGGGATATCCTCAAGTCTTTAGCCAACACGGTCGCCTCTGCAATCAACAAGGCTCAGACTGGGACCCCCAGCTGGAGTGCCTACCCCAGTATCCACGCTTCCTATCAACTCTCTGGGATCATCAAGAGCAGCACTCATCTCTCAGCGTCTCCCCCCATTCAGGTAAAGCACACATTCAACCACAAGCTGAGACCGATCGCCCCAAAGGGGAAGTTTCTTCAGGGTGCTGGGGGAGTTGACACTCCACAGCAACAGTATCGAAAAGCGGACACCAAGAAAGAAAAGGTTGGCATTAGCGATGGTAAAGAACGTCTGAATATTAAGTTTGATCTGGTGGAGAATAATGACAGCGATTGTCAGGATGATTCCTCTACCTCTTCAAAGCTCGACGCAGACTGTCTGAATGAAGGGAGTGATGTGATCAAAGGGAAGTGGAGCCCAGATTTCTCAGACAGAGGCAAGACACCAAGCCCTCCTGCCACCGGTGGACGAAGCACTACTTCAGAGCTTGTCAATGACACCCCGGAAATACTCGGCATAAACCCTCTAAGTGCACTGCAATCAGTTCTGAACAGCCATTTGGGTAAAGCAAATAAGCCCACCAATTCAAGATCTGAAAATAGTAAACTATCTGCTCGCTCTCAATCTATATTAGCTGAACTCAACCAGAGTATGGAGAAACCAGCAGTGGTGCATGCTACCCCTGCTAGGAACAGCGCTAACATTGCCTTCCTGTTTGCTAGCAATGATCAGCCAATAGACCTGACAAAATATAAACCTAACAAGCCAAGTTTCTCCCATCTACAACCCTTTGCCCCAATGCCACAGAAACACGCTCTGTCTGACATTGCTGACATGGTCAAGGTTCTTCCTAAAGCCACCACACCAAAAGCCTCTATGCCATCAAGGATACCCACCATGAAACTGGAATCAGACGTGAGACGCTCTGAGGACGTGTCGGCTGAGGTATACTCGGTTCACAAGCGCAAGGGAAGGCATTCGAACTGGAACCCCCGACATCTTATCATCCTCCAAGCCCAGTTCGCCTCCAGCCTCTTTCTGACTTCTGAGGGCAAGTACTTACTCTCAGATCTTGGTCCTCAGGAACGAATGCACATCTCTAAGTTTACTGGACTGTCCATGACAACCATCAGCCACTGGTTGGCCAATGTGAAATACCAACTTAGGAAAACAGGGGGGACCAAGTTTCTGAAGAGCATGGACACTGGCCATCCGATCTTCTACTGCAATGACTGTGCTTCCCAGTTCAGGACACCACCAGCCTTCATCTCCCACCTGGAATCACACCTAGGGTTCCAAATCAAAGATATGCGCAAATTGCCTATTGAGCATCAGACGAAGGTAGAGGAGCCAGAACTGTCAAAGGCTCTCAGTGTCCGTGCGACAGAGACGCTAGTCACAGAGGAGGATGTTGACACTAAGTTCAAATGTAAGCTGTGTTGTAGGACATTTGCTAGTAACCATGCAGTTAAACTCCACTTGAGTAAAACTCACAGCAAATCACCTGATAACCATTCACAATATGTGGAAATGGATAAAGAGTAG